Proteins encoded by one window of Salvia splendens isolate huo1 chromosome 5, SspV2, whole genome shotgun sequence:
- the LOC121804093 gene encoding 50S ribosomal protein L17-like, producing the protein MEQIKEDEMESNDCNCRSWEKARFSLKLNECGRNRAKEARRLADNMVQLGKEVSLCAARRAGAFVGGDDVIHKLYTELAYRHKHRAGGYTRMLRTRIRVGDAAPMAYIEFIDRENELRQSKPPTPPPPQRPTVDPWTRSRLTRQYAPSKEEKISDSDS; encoded by the exons ATGGAGCAGATTAAGGAGGAT GAGATGGAGAGTAATGATTGTAACTGCAGATCATGGGAGAAAGCAAGGTTTTctctgaaattgaatgaatgtGGAAGGAATCGT GCAAAGGAAGCTCGCAGGCTTGCTGATAATATGGTGCAGCTCGGAAAAGAGG TCTCGCTATGTGCTGCAAGGCGTGCTGGTGCCTTTGTTGGTGGTGATGATGTCATCCACAAGTTATATACAGAATTGGCCTATCGACACAA ACATAGAGCTGGTGGATACacgagaatgcttcgaactcgTATACGAGTTGGGGATGCTGCACCAATGGCGTACATTGA GTTTATAGATAGGGAAAACGAACTTAGGCAATCTAAGCCACCGACGCCGCCACCACCACAGAGGCCAACTGTTGATCCATGGACGAGATCGCGACTTACCAGACAATATGCGCCTTCTAAAGAAGAGAAGATCTCCGACTCGGACAGTTGA